One window from the genome of Nocardiopsis sp. YSL2 encodes:
- a CDS encoding phage tail tape measure protein: MRGVSDELRQQLVQPAADAGERAGKAAGSGLKDRIKAGAAAAGVVAGAVLVTGITDALGRMKAGNLLQAQLGTTGPVAERHGRIAGELYADGVTATFEDAAAAIRTVMQSGLAPPDATNAQLEELATKASDVATTFEQDLGGVTNAVSQLLRTGLADSADEAFDLITAGFQGGVDKGGDFLEVINEYGTQFRKAGLDGATSVGLMNQAIQAGARDADIAADAIKEFSIRAVDGSDTTQAGFEALGLSASDMAADFGEGGASATAALDTTLDRLRDIEDPVARAEAATALFGTQAEDLGDALFAMDPSTAAGELGEFSGAAEQVGDTVRNGPAHELELFKRSLQGDLVTALGSAVTLFNDAEPATQRLALGIAAVAIAAGPLSFVAGGITRVGGAAIGAVAGTARFTGGLIRGSAALGENASRASRAGAAVRTFGGAAGRQIGSMAGFMRTLGLVAVEYTKIGVKAGVARARILAVGAAQKAAAAGGFLRTLGLVAVEYTKIAVRAVAARAAILGQAVVQRAVAIATGIWTAAQWALNLAMSANPLGLIVIAIIAVIAAIVLLWRNSETFRTIVTAAFDAVWGAIKFVWEWVKSNWPLLLAIITGPIGIAIGLVIRYWDQIKAATLAAFNFVKNAIVTAVNFLIGLFFKFHPVGLIIRHWDTLRAKTAAAWQWIRTKVSALWQALVDWVVRRAISLRDRTVGAVTGLRDRATALVAKARDWIVARATELRDRAVARVTGLRDRAVAILTALRDRGVAIAAALRDWVVSRAQQLRDRVAGAVDTLRSKVISAFERAREGVKTAWTKLQDVAKAPVRFVIQTVYNRGIVGLWNKVADKVPGINRLSTMSLPRGFARGGVLPGYSTWRQGDDQVIRARKGEGVAISEAMRVPALRRELLTWNSVGVRGGVGALRRYAQERRARVAATPMAIKRGQPPIDGFARGGIVGEWIASKWDSVVGKLKDWATAPLNRLRDRVKDRFGSKQDFAGIPYRMVVGIRDKMLSRFGRADSDYAASMAGGADDWAGLDSASARLRRAARFARSQHGDPYVWGGAGPHGFDCSGFTGSIENSIRGVGPYFRRYSTHAFQGGNAPPGWVRGLRSPYQVGITHSGVGHTAGTLMGVNVESRGGRGVVVGRSARGANDRLFSTKYGFRPVASDSTAGGGPSFFYDSGGYAQPGATSLINGTRKPEPVLTQRQWSDISTLAGRGADSRDTYNIYPRTLDMSVHDLEVLQRRQEARARVGRPR; the protein is encoded by the coding sequence ATGCGGGGCGTCTCCGACGAGCTCCGCCAGCAGCTCGTCCAGCCCGCCGCTGACGCAGGCGAGCGCGCCGGCAAGGCGGCGGGCAGTGGCCTGAAGGACCGCATCAAGGCAGGCGCCGCCGCGGCCGGTGTCGTCGCCGGAGCGGTGCTCGTCACGGGCATCACCGACGCCCTCGGCCGGATGAAGGCCGGCAACCTGCTGCAGGCGCAGCTCGGCACGACCGGGCCCGTCGCGGAGCGGCACGGCAGGATCGCCGGTGAGCTGTACGCCGATGGCGTCACGGCCACCTTCGAGGACGCCGCGGCTGCGATCCGCACGGTGATGCAGTCCGGGCTCGCCCCGCCGGACGCCACAAATGCCCAGTTGGAAGAGCTGGCCACCAAGGCGTCCGATGTCGCGACCACCTTCGAGCAGGATTTGGGCGGCGTCACCAACGCGGTCTCCCAGCTCCTCAGGACCGGGCTCGCGGACAGCGCCGACGAGGCGTTCGACCTCATCACCGCTGGATTCCAGGGCGGCGTCGACAAGGGCGGCGACTTCCTGGAAGTCATCAACGAGTACGGCACCCAGTTCCGCAAGGCGGGTCTGGACGGGGCCACCTCGGTCGGCCTGATGAACCAGGCCATCCAGGCCGGAGCCCGTGACGCCGACATCGCTGCGGACGCCATCAAGGAATTCTCGATCCGGGCTGTCGACGGGTCGGACACCACTCAGGCGGGGTTCGAGGCCCTGGGCCTGAGCGCTTCGGACATGGCGGCCGATTTCGGCGAGGGCGGCGCGTCGGCGACGGCCGCCCTGGACACCACCCTGGACCGGCTCCGCGACATCGAGGACCCGGTCGCGCGAGCGGAGGCCGCGACCGCCCTCTTCGGCACCCAAGCCGAAGATTTGGGCGACGCCCTGTTCGCCATGGACCCCTCCACGGCCGCCGGCGAGCTGGGCGAGTTCAGCGGGGCAGCCGAGCAGGTCGGGGACACCGTCCGCAACGGGCCGGCGCACGAGCTGGAGCTGTTCAAGCGGTCCCTGCAGGGCGATCTGGTCACCGCCCTCGGCAGCGCCGTCACCCTGTTCAACGACGCCGAGCCCGCCACCCAGCGCCTGGCGCTGGGCATCGCGGCCGTGGCCATCGCGGCCGGCCCGCTGTCCTTCGTGGCCGGCGGCATCACCCGCGTCGGCGGGGCCGCCATCGGCGCGGTCGCCGGTACGGCCCGCTTCACCGGCGGCCTCATCCGCGGGTCGGCCGCGCTGGGAGAGAACGCCTCGCGCGCCTCCCGCGCGGGGGCGGCCGTGCGCACCTTCGGCGGCGCGGCTGGCCGCCAGATCGGCAGCATGGCCGGATTCATGCGCACGCTCGGCCTCGTCGCGGTCGAGTACACCAAGATCGGCGTGAAGGCCGGAGTGGCGCGGGCGCGCATCCTCGCGGTCGGCGCTGCCCAGAAGGCCGCCGCGGCCGGCGGCTTCCTGCGCACCCTGGGCCTGGTCGCGGTCGAGTACACCAAGATCGCCGTCCGCGCGGTCGCCGCGCGCGCCGCGATCCTGGGCCAGGCCGTTGTCCAGCGCGCCGTCGCCATCGCGACGGGAATCTGGACGGCAGCACAATGGGCGCTGAATTTGGCGATGTCGGCCAACCCATTAGGGCTCATCGTTATCGCGATCATTGCCGTCATTGCAGCCATTGTTCTTTTGTGGCGGAATTCGGAGACCTTCCGCACGATCGTGACCGCCGCTTTTGATGCGGTCTGGGGCGCCATCAAGTTCGTGTGGGAATGGGTGAAGTCGAACTGGCCGCTGCTGCTCGCGATCATCACCGGCCCGATCGGAATCGCGATCGGTCTGGTGATCCGCTACTGGGACCAGATCAAGGCGGCCACGCTCGCGGCGTTCAACTTCGTGAAGAACGCGATCGTCACAGCCGTCAATTTCCTGATCGGGCTGTTCTTCAAATTCCATCCGGTCGGGCTGATCATCCGCCACTGGGACACCCTGCGCGCCAAGACGGCCGCGGCCTGGCAGTGGATCCGCACCAAGGTGTCCGCGCTCTGGCAGGCCCTGGTCGACTGGGTCGTCCGCCGCGCCATCAGCCTGCGAGACCGCACCGTGGGGGCCGTGACCGGCCTGCGCGACCGGGCCACCGCTCTGGTGGCCAAGGCCCGGGACTGGATCGTCGCGCGGGCGACCGAGCTTCGTGACCGCGCCGTGGCGCGCGTGACCGGCCTGCGCGATCGGGCCGTGGCCATCCTGACCGCCCTGAGGGACCGGGGTGTGGCCATCGCCGCGGCGCTGCGCGACTGGGTGGTCAGCCGTGCCCAGCAGCTCCGTGACCGGGTCGCCGGAGCGGTCGACACGCTGCGATCAAAGGTCATTTCAGCTTTCGAGCGGGCCCGCGAAGGCGTGAAAACGGCCTGGACGAAATTGCAGGACGTCGCAAAGGCGCCCGTTCGATTCGTAATTCAGACGGTGTACAACCGTGGAATTGTCGGCCTTTGGAATAAGGTGGCCGACAAGGTTCCTGGAATTAACCGCCTTTCTACAATGAGCCTGCCGCGCGGATTCGCGCGCGGTGGTGTGCTTCCCGGGTACTCGACCTGGCGCCAGGGTGACGACCAGGTGATCCGCGCCCGCAAGGGTGAGGGCGTCGCGATTTCCGAGGCGATGCGCGTTCCCGCGCTCCGGCGGGAATTGTTGACGTGGAACTCCGTCGGCGTCCGGGGCGGCGTGGGCGCGCTGCGCCGGTACGCCCAGGAGCGCCGCGCCCGTGTGGCCGCCACACCGATGGCCATCAAGCGCGGCCAGCCGCCCATCGACGGCTTCGCCCGCGGAGGCATCGTCGGCGAGTGGATCGCCTCCAAGTGGGACAGCGTCGTCGGCAAGCTCAAGGACTGGGCCACCGCGCCGCTGAACCGGCTGCGGGACCGGGTCAAGGACCGGTTCGGTTCCAAGCAGGACTTCGCCGGGATCCCGTACAGGATGGTCGTCGGGATCCGCGACAAGATGCTCAGCCGTTTCGGCAGGGCCGACTCCGACTACGCCGCGTCGATGGCCGGAGGTGCTGACGACTGGGCCGGCCTGGACTCGGCGTCGGCGCGCCTGCGCCGGGCCGCCCGGTTCGCGCGCTCCCAGCACGGCGACCCCTACGTGTGGGGCGGTGCGGGACCGCACGGATTCGACTGCAGCGGTTTCACGGGGAGCATCGAAAACTCCATCAGGGGCGTCGGACCGTACTTCCGCCGCTACTCGACGCATGCCTTCCAGGGCGGCAACGCCCCGCCCGGATGGGTGCGCGGCCTGCGCTCCCCCTACCAGGTTGGCATCACGCACAGTGGCGTAGGCCACACGGCCGGAACATTGATGGGGGTCAATGTTGAGTCCCGGGGCGGCCGAGGTGTCGTCGTGGGCCGTTCCGCCCGCGGCGCCAACGACCGCCTCTTCTCGACCAAATACGGGTTCCGGCCCGTCGCGTCGGACTCCACCGCCGGAGGAGGCCCCAGCTTCTTCTACGACTCCGGCGGCTACGCCCAGCCCGGCGCCACCTCGCTCATCAACGGCACGAGGAAGCCCGAGCCCGTCTTGACGCAGCGCCAGTGGTCGGACATCTCCACCCTGGCCGGGCGGGGCGCCGACAGCCGGGACACCTACAACATCTACCCGCGCACCCTCGACATGAGCGTGCACGACCTGGAGGTCCTGCAGCGTCGCCAGGAGGCCCGCGCCCGAGTCGGACGCCCACGGTAA